In one window of Candidatus Cloacimonadota bacterium DNA:
- a CDS encoding 2-oxoacid:acceptor oxidoreductase family protein has product MMTTELICAGFGGQGVLTIGKFLAKAGMKEGKNVSWLPSYGPEMRGGTANVSTVVSDEPIASPIVSYPDILVALNQPSIDKFAPSIRPNGILIYNTNMCPHGCKREDITTISAPMVDIAKEIGNQMVLNMLAIGIIIGKTGIIKYETMEEDLNSFMKDRNPELLELNLKAIKHGMQIGKG; this is encoded by the coding sequence ATGATGACTACTGAATTAATTTGCGCAGGATTTGGCGGTCAAGGCGTACTTACCATTGGTAAGTTTTTAGCTAAAGCCGGAATGAAAGAAGGGAAAAATGTTTCCTGGTTACCTTCTTACGGTCCCGAGATGCGCGGCGGTACAGCGAATGTATCAACAGTTGTATCCGATGAACCGATTGCTTCTCCAATAGTTAGTTATCCAGATATTCTGGTTGCACTTAATCAACCTTCAATAGACAAATTTGCACCGTCCATCCGACCCAATGGTATCTTGATATATAACACAAACATGTGCCCCCATGGTTGTAAACGTGAGGACATAACTACTATTTCGGCTCCGATGGTTGATATTGCCAAAGAGATTGGAAATCAGATGGTGCTAAATATGCTTGCCATTGGAATTATTATTGGCAAAACCGGAATAATTAAGTACGAGACTATGGAAGAAGATCTTAACAGCTTTATGAAGGATAGAAATCCAGAATTACTAGAATTGAATCTTAAAGCCATAAAACATGGGATGCAGATCGGTAAAGGCTGA
- the pyrE gene encoding orotate phosphoribosyltransferase has product MKSELVTIATFTDSFEAEMAKAFLEEAGFEVYLQNERFQSMYASMAGDMYTIQLQVFADAQEEANGLLNDLDDSYLANRILTNEKAIMEGHFLLTSGNHSNRYIEKIRLLQNPEATHTLCKRLAMRLEDYGFDTVIGPAFGAIILAYEVARILGKSFLFTHRKENEMTFRSGFDLQHTHKAVVIEDIASTGRSIREVINCATNQGIEVVAVGILVDRSGGMLDFGVPTESLLSLDIPMWSPDECELCKLGVDLVKPGSSDKQR; this is encoded by the coding sequence ATGAAAAGCGAACTTGTTACAATAGCCACATTTACCGATAGTTTTGAAGCTGAAATGGCAAAAGCCTTTTTAGAAGAAGCTGGCTTTGAAGTATACTTACAAAATGAACGTTTCCAAAGTATGTATGCGTCTATGGCAGGCGATATGTACACTATCCAGTTGCAGGTGTTTGCCGATGCACAAGAGGAAGCAAACGGGTTATTGAATGATCTGGACGATAGTTACTTGGCAAATCGTATCCTAACCAATGAAAAAGCTATTATGGAAGGGCATTTTTTGCTAACAAGCGGAAATCACAGTAATCGCTATATAGAAAAGATTCGTCTTCTACAGAATCCTGAAGCAACTCATACGCTTTGCAAACGGTTGGCAATGCGCTTGGAAGATTATGGTTTTGATACGGTAATAGGACCTGCCTTTGGGGCGATAATACTGGCTTATGAAGTAGCGCGAATTCTGGGGAAAAGCTTTTTATTTACCCATAGAAAAGAGAATGAGATGACCTTTAGAAGCGGCTTTGATTTACAACACACCCATAAGGCGGTGGTTATTGAAGATATTGCATCTACAGGCAGAAGCATTAGAGAAGTGATTAATTGTGCAACAAACCAGGGGATTGAAGTAGTTGCGGTTGGAATCTTGGTAGACCGAAGCGGGGGAATGCTGGATTTTGGGGTTCCTACAGAAAGCCTTTTGAGCCTCGATATTCCAATGTGGTCTCCCGATGAATGTGAACTGTGCAAATTGGGTGTAGACTTAGTTAAACCGGGGAGCAGCGATAAGCAAAGATGA